From Acidobacteriota bacterium, a single genomic window includes:
- a CDS encoding NADPH-dependent F420 reductase, translated as MRVGILGSGLMGGKLGTIFARAGHEVVFSYARTPAKLQSLAREAGGSARAGTPREAAASSDVLLLAVHWSRFSDVLREAGDLSGKVIMSCSLPLNDADTTLVVGHRSSGAEELARMVPSARVVSAFATVPSEVLFGVYAARAQASRASLVYCGDDSGAKEMVVELIRDAGFDPVDAGPLKSARYMEPFALLVGRLAYEGSGSPALGYRFSRWE; from the coding sequence ATGCGCGTCGGCATTCTGGGATCAGGGTTGATGGGCGGGAAGCTCGGGACGATATTCGCGCGCGCGGGGCACGAGGTCGTCTTCAGCTACGCGCGCACGCCTGCAAAGCTTCAGTCCCTCGCACGGGAGGCGGGGGGGTCGGCGCGGGCGGGGACGCCTCGGGAGGCGGCTGCTTCATCGGACGTCCTCCTTCTGGCGGTGCACTGGTCGCGGTTCTCGGACGTGCTTCGGGAGGCGGGGGATCTGTCCGGGAAAGTCATCATGAGCTGCTCGCTGCCTTTGAACGATGCGGATACGACGCTCGTGGTGGGGCATCGGTCTTCGGGGGCGGAGGAGCTGGCTCGGATGGTTCCTTCGGCTCGGGTCGTCTCGGCGTTCGCCACGGTGCCGAGCGAGGTTCTCTTCGGGGTGTACGCGGCTCGGGCTCAGGCCTCCCGGGCTTCGTTGGTTTACTGCGGGGATGACTCGGGGGCCAAGGAGATGGTCGTCGAGTTGATTCGCGATGCGGGGTTCGATCCGGTGGATGCGGGGCCTTTGAAGTCGGCGCGGTACATGGAGCCGTTCGCGTTGCTCGTGGGGCGGCTGGCTTACGAGGGGTCTGGGAGTCCGGCTTTGGGGTACCGGTTCTCGCGGTGGGAATAA